One Melospiza melodia melodia isolate bMelMel2 chromosome 1, bMelMel2.pri, whole genome shotgun sequence genomic window carries:
- the CDV3 gene encoding protein CDV3 homolog isoform X2, producing the protein MAETEERSLDDFFAKRDKKKRKEKSSRNAAAAAASSASNAGSNAAGAAAGTPRPTEGGGSGAAAASSAAGGSSAKAASKEEDDWKEFEQKEEIDYSGLRVQSMQISEKEDDESEKREEPGDSWEETGSGGSVDRSSGPWNKSAPAPAPVVEPIEAPEPVQSGGVYRPPGAREGGRPRRAQQGPPEIYSDTQFPSLQSTAKLVDSRKDKEMEKSFEVVKYKTRGRDEVSKNQALKLQLDNQYAVLGDQ; encoded by the exons ATGGCGGAGACCGAGGAGCGGAGCCTGGACGACTTCTTCGCCAAGCGGGACAAGAAGAAGCGGAAGGAGAAGAGCAGCCGAaacgccgccgccgctgccgcctctAGCGCTTCCAACGCCGGCTCCAACGCGGCGGGCGCGGCCGCGGGGACTCCGCGACCGACTGAgggcggcggctccggggccgccgccgcctccagcGCCGCCGGCGGTTCCTCGGCCAAGGCGGCGAGCAAG GAAGAGGATGATTGGAAGGAGTTTGAACAAAAGGAAGAAATTGATTATAGCGGTCTTAGAGTTCAGTCCATGCAAATAAG TGAAAAAGAAGATGATGAAAGTGAAAAAAGAGAAGAACCTGGTGACAGTTGGGAAGAGACTGGTAGTGGTGGTAGTGTAGACAGATCATCTGGTCCTTGGAACAAGTCGGCTCCTGCACCAGCCCCTGTCGTTGAACCAATTG AAGCCCCAGAACCGGTGCAGAGCGGCGGCGTGTACCGGCCGCCGGGGGCCAGGGAAGGCGGGCGGCCGCGCAGAGctcagcagggacccccagagatcTACAGCGACACGCAGTTCCCCTCGCTGCAGTCCACCGCCAAGCTCGTAGACAGTCGAAA GGATAAAGAAATGGAGAAGAGCTTTGAAGTAGTAAAATACAAAACTAGAGGTAGGGATGAGGTCTCAAAAAACCAGGCACTTAAACTTCAGCTAGACAACCAGTATGCTGTGCTTGGGGATCAGTAG
- the CDV3 gene encoding protein CDV3 homolog isoform X4, giving the protein MAETEERSLDDFFAKRDKKKRKEKSSRNAAAAAASSASNAGSNAAGAAAGTPRPTEGGGSGAAAASSAAGGSSAKAASKEEDDWKEFEQKEEIDYSGLRVQSMQISEKEDDESEKREEPGDSWEETGSGGSVDRSSGPWNKSAPAPAPVVEPIVTEAPEPVQSGGVYRPPGAREGGRPRRAQQGPPEIYSDTQFPSLQSTAKLVDSRKY; this is encoded by the exons ATGGCGGAGACCGAGGAGCGGAGCCTGGACGACTTCTTCGCCAAGCGGGACAAGAAGAAGCGGAAGGAGAAGAGCAGCCGAaacgccgccgccgctgccgcctctAGCGCTTCCAACGCCGGCTCCAACGCGGCGGGCGCGGCCGCGGGGACTCCGCGACCGACTGAgggcggcggctccggggccgccgccgcctccagcGCCGCCGGCGGTTCCTCGGCCAAGGCGGCGAGCAAG GAAGAGGATGATTGGAAGGAGTTTGAACAAAAGGAAGAAATTGATTATAGCGGTCTTAGAGTTCAGTCCATGCAAATAAG TGAAAAAGAAGATGATGAAAGTGAAAAAAGAGAAGAACCTGGTGACAGTTGGGAAGAGACTGGTAGTGGTGGTAGTGTAGACAGATCATCTGGTCCTTGGAACAAGTCGGCTCCTGCACCAGCCCCTGTCGTTGAACCAATTG TTACAGAAGCCCCAGAACCGGTGCAGAGCGGCGGCGTGTACCGGCCGCCGGGGGCCAGGGAAGGCGGGCGGCCGCGCAGAGctcagcagggacccccagagatcTACAGCGACACGCAGTTCCCCTCGCTGCAGTCCACCGCCAAGCTCGTAGACAGTCGAAA ATACTGA
- the CDV3 gene encoding protein CDV3 homolog isoform X1 has protein sequence MAETEERSLDDFFAKRDKKKRKEKSSRNAAAAAASSASNAGSNAAGAAAGTPRPTEGGGSGAAAASSAAGGSSAKAASKEEDDWKEFEQKEEIDYSGLRVQSMQISEKEDDESEKREEPGDSWEETGSGGSVDRSSGPWNKSAPAPAPVVEPIVTEAPEPVQSGGVYRPPGAREGGRPRRAQQGPPEIYSDTQFPSLQSTAKLVDSRKDKEMEKSFEVVKYKTRGRDEVSKNQALKLQLDNQYAVLGDQ, from the exons ATGGCGGAGACCGAGGAGCGGAGCCTGGACGACTTCTTCGCCAAGCGGGACAAGAAGAAGCGGAAGGAGAAGAGCAGCCGAaacgccgccgccgctgccgcctctAGCGCTTCCAACGCCGGCTCCAACGCGGCGGGCGCGGCCGCGGGGACTCCGCGACCGACTGAgggcggcggctccggggccgccgccgcctccagcGCCGCCGGCGGTTCCTCGGCCAAGGCGGCGAGCAAG GAAGAGGATGATTGGAAGGAGTTTGAACAAAAGGAAGAAATTGATTATAGCGGTCTTAGAGTTCAGTCCATGCAAATAAG TGAAAAAGAAGATGATGAAAGTGAAAAAAGAGAAGAACCTGGTGACAGTTGGGAAGAGACTGGTAGTGGTGGTAGTGTAGACAGATCATCTGGTCCTTGGAACAAGTCGGCTCCTGCACCAGCCCCTGTCGTTGAACCAATTG TTACAGAAGCCCCAGAACCGGTGCAGAGCGGCGGCGTGTACCGGCCGCCGGGGGCCAGGGAAGGCGGGCGGCCGCGCAGAGctcagcagggacccccagagatcTACAGCGACACGCAGTTCCCCTCGCTGCAGTCCACCGCCAAGCTCGTAGACAGTCGAAA GGATAAAGAAATGGAGAAGAGCTTTGAAGTAGTAAAATACAAAACTAGAGGTAGGGATGAGGTCTCAAAAAACCAGGCACTTAAACTTCAGCTAGACAACCAGTATGCTGTGCTTGGGGATCAGTAG
- the CDV3 gene encoding protein CDV3 homolog isoform X3: MAETEERSLDDFFAKRDKKKRKEKSSRNAAAAAASSASNAGSNAAGAAAGTPRPTEGGGSGAAAASSAAGGSSAKAASKEEDDWKEFEQKEEIDYSGLRVQSMQISEKEDDESEKREEPGDSWEETGSGGSVDRSSGPWNKSAPAPAPVVEPIVTEAPEPVQSGGVYRPPGAREGGRPRRAQQGPPEIYSDTQFPSLQSTAKLVDSRNLTSYSLS, encoded by the exons ATGGCGGAGACCGAGGAGCGGAGCCTGGACGACTTCTTCGCCAAGCGGGACAAGAAGAAGCGGAAGGAGAAGAGCAGCCGAaacgccgccgccgctgccgcctctAGCGCTTCCAACGCCGGCTCCAACGCGGCGGGCGCGGCCGCGGGGACTCCGCGACCGACTGAgggcggcggctccggggccgccgccgcctccagcGCCGCCGGCGGTTCCTCGGCCAAGGCGGCGAGCAAG GAAGAGGATGATTGGAAGGAGTTTGAACAAAAGGAAGAAATTGATTATAGCGGTCTTAGAGTTCAGTCCATGCAAATAAG TGAAAAAGAAGATGATGAAAGTGAAAAAAGAGAAGAACCTGGTGACAGTTGGGAAGAGACTGGTAGTGGTGGTAGTGTAGACAGATCATCTGGTCCTTGGAACAAGTCGGCTCCTGCACCAGCCCCTGTCGTTGAACCAATTG TTACAGAAGCCCCAGAACCGGTGCAGAGCGGCGGCGTGTACCGGCCGCCGGGGGCCAGGGAAGGCGGGCGGCCGCGCAGAGctcagcagggacccccagagatcTACAGCGACACGCAGTTCCCCTCGCTGCAGTCCACCGCCAAGCTCGTAGACAGTCGAAA